In Mustela lutreola isolate mMusLut2 chromosome 1, mMusLut2.pri, whole genome shotgun sequence, one genomic interval encodes:
- the NPFFR2 gene encoding neuropeptide FF receptor 2, whose product MGSIMSDRWDSNSSENWHDIWSVNDTKYPLYSDINITYVNYYLHQPPVAAIFIISYFLIFVLCMVGNTVVGFTVMRKKHMHTVTNLFILNLAISDLLVGIFCMPITLLDNIIAGWPFGSAMCKISGFIQGISVAASVFTLVAIAVDRFQCIVYPFKPKLTIKAAFVIIVVIWVLAIAIMSPSAIMLHVEEEKYYQVRLNSQNKTSPVYWCREDWPNQEMRKIYTTVLFANIYLVPLSLIVIMYGRIGISLFKMTVPHTGKQKQEQWHTVSKKKQKVIKMLLIVALLFILSWLPLWTLMLLSDYADLSPNELRVINIYIYPFAHWLAFCNSSVNPIIYGFFNENFHRAFQDAFHLQLCQKRANPKETYTVRAKDNVIINTSHQLAQELTIQKSHEENLPCRRSTEKPKQELMMEELGKATHNNEILKELV is encoded by the exons GTCCATCATGAGTGACAGATGGGACTCAAACTCTTCAGAAAACTGGCATGACATTTGGAGTGTCAATGACACAAAGTATCCCCTATACTCAGATATCAATATCACCTATGTGAACTACTATCTTCACCAGCCTCCAGTGGCAgcaatcttcattatttcctactTTCTCATCTTCGTCCTGTGCATGGTGGGAAATACAGTGGTTGGTTTTACTGTGATGAGGAAAAAACATATGCACACCGTCACTAATCTCTTTATCCTGAACCTGGCAATAAGTGATTTACTGGTTGGCATATTTTGCATGCCTATCACGCTGCTGGACAATATTATAGCAG GATGGCCCTTTGGAAGTGCAATGTGCAAGATCAGTGGATTCATCCAAGGAATATCAGTTGCAGCTTCAGTCTTTACTTTAGTTGCCATAGCTGTGGATAG GTTCCAGTGTATTGTCTACCCTTTTAAACCAAAACTCACAATCAAGGCAGCATTTGTGATTATTGTGGTCATTTGGGTCCTGGCCATTGCCATTATGTCCCCATCTGCAATAATGTTACatgtagaagaagaaaaatattaccaAGTGAGACTCAACTCCCAGAATAAAACCAGTCCAGTCTACTGGTGCCGGGAAGACTGGCCAAATCAGGAAATGAGGAAGATCTATACCACTGTGCTATTTGCCAATATCTACCTGGTTCCCCTGTCCCTCATTGTCATCATGTATGGAAGGATTGGAATTTCACTCTTCAAGATGACAGTACCCCAcacaggcaagcagaagcaggaaCAATGGCACACGGTGTCCAAGAAGAAGCAGAAGGTCATTAAGATGCTCCTGATCGTAGCCCTGCTTTTTATTCTCTCCTGGTTGCCTCTTTGGACACTGATGCTGCTCTCAGACTACGCTGACCTGTCTCCAAATGAGCTGCGAGTCATCAACATCTACATCTACCCTTTTGCACACTGGCTGGCCTTTTGCAACAGCAGTGTCAATCCCATCATTTATGGTTTCTTCAATGAGAATTTTCACCGTGCTTTCCAAGATGCTTTTCACCTCCAGCTCTGCCAAAAAAGAGCAAATCCCAAGGAAACCTACACTGTAAGAGCTAAAGACAATGTGATCATAAATACATCTCATCAGTTAGCCCAGGAACTTACCATTCAAAAGTCACATGAGGAAAATTTGCCTTGTAGGAGAAGTACTGAAAAACCCAAACAAGAATTGATGATGGAAGAATTAGGGAAAGCTACTCACAACAATGAGATTTTAAAAGAGCTGGTATGA